DNA sequence from the Penaeus monodon isolate SGIC_2016 chromosome 28, NSTDA_Pmon_1, whole genome shotgun sequence genome:
NNNNNNNNNNNNNNNNNNNNNNNCNNNNNNNNNNNNNNNNNNNNNNNNNNNNNNNNNNNNNNNNNNNNNNNNNNNNNNNNNNNNNNNNNNNNNNNNNNNNNAAGCTAAGGTGGTGGCAGTGGATACGGCAAGTGAggactgaaataaaaaaagaaactatacATGTATTCTCCCTTCATATGATATGGTTTTTAGATGTAAATATCAGTGTACAAGTCGATAATACTATTGTTCCACTTTTAgtaatatctattatgtatagatattccTATTGCAGCCCATTCCAATGCATACCAATGTCTTACAATGTGTTATTCAACGCCTTTTTGTTTAGCGCNNNNNNNNNNNNNNNNNNNNNNNNNNNNNNNNNNNNNNNNNNNNNNNNNNNNNNNNNNNNNNNNNNNNNNNNNNNNNNNNNNNNNNNNNNNNNNNNNNNNNNNNNNNNNNNNNNNNNNNNNNGAGATTGGACAGAGTATAGATTGTCCATAGAGCAAGAGGGACTTCCTGTATTGTGAGTTTACTATTATATCAGATTCTCGTAAATAAgagttcacttttttcttttaaaattgttGTTTTCTTCCTGAGATTGGACAATGTGTCAGTTGTCTGAGAGGGCAAGAGTTTTTTCCTTAAAAGGCTTGTATTAGTTTAGTTTGTATTTGTTATGCAAGACTACTGTACCTGTACTTCTTAGCATCCGTGGCACATGCATTTCTTAAATTGCTTCATTCGAATGACTTATCTTCAAATGCTCTTAAACACTACCGACAAATGAaggtttaatttaatttatttgcaNNNNNNNNNNNNNNNNNNNNNNNNNNNNNNNNNNNNNNNNNNNNNNNNNNNNNNACTTTCTCACTCATATCGATAAACaggtaagaaaatagaaaatcataTCGACTGCAACCTAACTGTGTCAGTCTGAACGTACCAAAGTGACAGGAGCCGAGTGTAGCCGATTCCAAAGACGTTTATGATGTAAATGTATATCAAGTCGATAATAGTTATTAGTCAGTTCTTTTGAACGAGGCAATTGCTTTAGTTTTTGAGTTAAGAAATATACTGAAAGTGTGCATAATAGGATGTATGTCATATACTGTATAATGTCTCCAACGTTTATTCATCAGTGTCGTCATAAAGGAATTACTTTCCGTATCCATAGCCACCATAGCCTCCTCCATATCCACCATACCCTCCTCCGTAACCACCATAGCCTCCTCCATACCCTCTCCCTAAGCCACCATAACCCCTTCCATAGACGCCATAATAACCGCCTCCATAACCACCTCCGTAGCCACCATAACTTCCTCCATAGCCGCCTCCATAACCTCCATACCGACTTGCCACGACGCAAGCCACCATGGCAGCAATCAGCATAAGAGCCAGGGTGTATTTCTGCAACTGAAATAAGTCAGATTAAGCGATTGCATAACTCCCATTATTAGAACATTAAAGGCGATAGCAGTATGACGATGGCAATAATGTTTTGAATAAAAGCAGAACTAAACCTtaatcatcaaaataatgatCTTGATAATCTTGATTAAGACAGCAGTAACGATAAGTTCACAGAGAATTAGAACTTAACATTTCTTGCACATCCATTCTTGAATaagttctctttatcattatcattgatcgTAGAATCACTATTGTTATTCCNNNNNNNNNNNNNNNNNNNNNNNNNNNNNNN
Encoded proteins:
- the LOC119591144 gene encoding shematrin-like protein 2 is translated as MSKGDLVTVSLAALKSQVCTHEHIDARIQTWTSTVTKKDTRVHVSHGQNDLINLSSDKYTLALMLIAAMVACVVASRYGGYGGGYGGSYGGYGGGYGGGYYGVYGRGYGGLGRGYGGGYGGYGGGYGGYGGGYGGYGYGK